The sequence GAGATTGCCAAATTCCGAGGCTGTATTGGCTTCCGCCAATGTTCTGGTTCCATATTGCTTACTGCGACCATCAATCTCAAGACGGCCGCCCGGCAACTCGGCATTTTCGTTTCTCAATGCCGTTATAACATTATCCGCACTAACGGCGCTCGAACGCATCTTTGCAGGATCAAGCCAGACCCGCATTTCTCTTTCCCGCCCACCTACAATTGAGATAGAACCTACACCGCGAATACGCTGAAGCCTCTCTTTAACGACCTCATCTGCAAAGACTGTAAGTTCTCGGACCGGCGCATCTCCTGCTATCAGCAGCGACAATATCGGCGCTGCGTCCGGATCAAGCTTTTCGACAATAGGCGCGTCCGATTCTTCCGGCAAATTGCTTAATATGCTGGCCACCCGGTCCCTGACATCCTGAGCCTTCACATCGGCATCTTCCGACAACTCAAACTCCAACACCACCTGACTGACGCCTTCGGCGCTGACTGAGCGCATTTGCCGAATGCCCGAAACGCTGTTGACCTCTTCCTCGATAACGTCGGTTATTTCAGTCTCAATCGTATCTGGAGACGCACCGGGCAAAGTCGTTGTTATCGAAACATAAGGAAATTCGATTTTGGGGAACAGATCAACACCTAATCTCCCAAAACTCAACAGGCCCAGAACGACTAGCGAAGCAATCACCATTGTCGCGAAAACGGGACGCCGGATCGAGACATCAGAAATCCACATCAGCTTACCGTGCAGACTTTCTTTGCTTGCGCTCTACTTTTTGCCCATCGCGCAAAGTGGATGGTGGGTTTTGGATGATTTTTTCGCCGCTCTGAACGCCTTGGGTGACCTTGACCCGTTCGAAATCTATGCTTTCGACCTTTACATCCCTTTGGCGTGCAATACCATTCTCGAACAGGAATATATATGCGGCCGCGCTATCACCTTTGACAGCCGATTTAGGAAGAATAATTGCAGATTCTGGCGGCGTCTCGATTAGCGCCCGCACACCAAGTCCGCTACTGATCCGATAGTTCGGGTTTCTTATCAGGCAATCGCAATTCGACCGTCCGGGATTCCGGGTCAACCCGGTCATTGATGATGAACACAAAGCTGTCGAAAGGCTCATCAAAGCCATCAATATAAACCTTTGCCTTCTGGTTGAGCTTGAAATCATCAACCCGGGCCTGCGGAGCACTGACGATTGCTGCTACTATTTCTAATTCCTGTAGTTGCAAGGCTGCGGATTGTTCACCCATCGAAAAGCGATTGTTGAGATAGGACCCCTCGTCGACCAATCTGGCTGTAACGACGCCGTTATATGGAGCGCGGGCAACAGTATCGCGCAGCGCTTGTTTGGCCGTGGCCAGTAGCGATTGCGATTGAGAAACCTG comes from Sphingorhabdus sp. YGSMI21 and encodes:
- a CDS encoding efflux RND transporter permease subunit, coding for MWISDVSIRRPVFATMVIASLVVLGLLSFGRLGVDLFPKIEFPYVSITTTLPGASPDTIETEITDVIEEEVNSVSGIRQMRSVSAEGVSQVVLEFELSEDADVKAQDVRDRVASILSNLPEESDAPIVEKLDPDAAPILSLLIAGDAPVRELTVFADEVVKERLQRIRGVGSISIVGGREREMRVWLDPAKMRSSAVSADNVITALRNENAELPGGRLEIDGRSKQYGTRTLAEANTASEFGNLAVAYRPNGQVTRVRDIGRVEDSVEDETSYAQLNGRPGVVLEVRKQSGSNTVAMTRAIKAEIEQIKGQLPSGVEIVVTRETARFIESAIGDVLFDLMIAVVLVVFVTFFFLLSWRATFIVMLAIPTSVIATFAAFAAFDFTLNFMTLLALTVAIGLLVDDAIVVVEAVQSDVDEGADPMEAAPIATKRVALAVLAGTFATLAVFVPIAFMEGIVGRFFFQYGLAIVNGGVKSGHMAAQK